Below is a genomic region from Chloracidobacterium sp..
CACCAAACCGAGACGCTGTTCCGTTCGGGGCGCAAGTTGTGGACGCAGGTTCATCATGCCGCCAGCACCAAAACGTTAGAGCCGAAAATGTTCACCGAGATATACCCGCCGCACATCCTGATCGGAAGCGAGTTCATCCGGCCGGCCAGCGCGAAAGATACGGCCTTCACTGATGATGTAAGCCCGGTCCGTAATGGCGAGTGTTTCCCGTACGTTGTGGTCGGTAATCAGCACGCCGATGCCTTTTTTCCGTAACCGCGCCACGATGCCTTGAATTTCGATAACGGCTTTGGGGTCAATACCAGCGAATGGTTCATCCAACAGAATGAACTTCGGCTCAATGGCCAAGCAGCGGGCGATTTCCGTCCGCCGGCGCTCGCCGCCCGAAACCGCATACCCCATCGTACGGCGGACGTGGGCAATGTCCAGTTCGTTCAGCAGGGTTTCTAGTCGCGTTTGACGTTCGGTTGACGGCAGATTAAGCGTCTCAAGGATAGCAAGAATGTTGTTTTCGACCGTCAGCTTCCGAAAGATCGAAGCTTCCTGTGGCAAATAGCCAATGCCGAGACGCGCCCGCTGGTAAATCGGCAGCGCGGTAATGTCCTCGTCGTTGAGGGTGATGATGCCAGCGTCAGGGGTCTCAAGACCGACAATCATTGAGAACGTCGTGGTCTTACCGGCTCCGTTTGGTCCGAGTAATCCGACGACCTCACCACGCCGGATGGTGAGACTGACGTCAGAAACAACCTCCCGCCCTCGATAGGCTTTGCGCAGGCGGTGGGCGCGGAGGGTCTCAACGGCTTCAAGCGGCGCAGCGCCGTCGGCGGCACCGACAACCTGCAAACGAGCGACGTTCTTCATCCGGCGTTGCAAACTGACCTATGGCTTTTGTGAACTGGCGGCTGCGTAACGGCCGCCGACAAGCAGCGCGCTGCAGAATGTAGTGAGAACGGCCGCCAAAACGCAACAGGCGGCAAAAAGGACACGCCTTTAACGCTGGATGAGCCATACGGCGACCAACAGGAGCGCCGCCCCCAGCAGGCGCGACCACGTCAACGCTTGCTGCGGCACGCCCAACCAGCCGTAGTGATCTAACACCAGCGCGCCGATGAGTTGGCCGGTGATAATTGCCGCCGAGTAACCGGCCGCGCCGATCTTTGGTACGGCCAGAATCGCCATTGTGACAAACACGGCACCTAACGCGCCGCCGACCCACGTCCACCACGGTGCCGCAGCGGCGGCGCGTAGATCGCCTGCTTGTCCCGCCCAGGCCATTGTCGAAGCCAGCATCACCAACAGACTTGTACCAACGGCGAAGCTGATCAACGCGCTGTAAATCGGATTGACCACAAACGTCCGTAGCTTGGCGTTCACTGCCGCCTGTACGGGCAGCATCATGCCGGTTAACAAAACCACCGTAACCCATCCCAGCTTCATCGTCTTCAACGCTCCCCCAGCGTTCACTGAAGCGAGCTACCTAGGCTGATGGGTGGACGCGACCGGCGACCCACTTACCAACCAACACCGCGAGCAACGCCAACGCGCCGACAAGCACGCCAACCACGCCGTCCCCGACCGGCACCACCAACCAGGCCAGCGCGCGTCCCACGGCCGGGATGGTCTCCACTGTGTGTTCCACTGCTTCCACCCAGTGGTGAACCACCGGCAGACCATGAACGATGATCCCGCCGCCCACTAGAAACATCGCAGCGGTTCCGGCAATGGACAAAAAGCGCATCAAGTATGGCGCCAGT
It encodes:
- the lptB gene encoding LPS export ABC transporter ATP-binding protein, whose protein sequence is MKNVARLQVVGAADGAAPLEAVETLRAHRLRKAYRGREVVSDVSLTIRRGEVVGLLGPNGAGKTTTFSMIVGLETPDAGIITLNDEDITALPIYQRARLGIGYLPQEASIFRKLTVENNILAILETLNLPSTERQTRLETLLNELDIAHVRRTMGYAVSGGERRRTEIARCLAIEPKFILLDEPFAGIDPKAVIEIQGIVARLRKKGIGVLITDHNVRETLAITDRAYIISEGRIFRAGRPDELASDQDVRRVYLGEHFRL
- a CDS encoding DMT family transporter, which translates into the protein MKLGWVTVVLLTGMMLPVQAAVNAKLRTFVVNPIYSALISFAVGTSLLVMLASTMAWAGQAGDLRAAAAAPWWTWVGGALGAVFVTMAILAVPKIGAAGYSAAIITGQLIGALVLDHYGWLGVPQQALTWSRLLGAALLLVAVWLIQR